The Armatimonadota bacterium genomic sequence CGATTCGCGCTACTAAGACAACAGTATTTATCGGATCTCCGACGCCTGGAAGCTATTGCAGAAACAGGGAAACTCTTGGCTGAGATGACAATAGAACGCTGCCCGATATGCGGGGCACTCGCAGAGCACCATGACACAGAGCATCAGGAGGAACAGACAGACCCTGTAGTCGTTGCGGAAGCAACAGCCGCAGAAGCAAATCGTATTCGATCGCTCATCGACGATCTAGACTCAACACGAAATGAAGTTAGTCGTGAGGGAAGTGAATTAGAAGCAAGAAGAAGGGATGTTAGGGGTGAATTAGCAGCGGTTGGACAAGAATTTCAAGAGACTCTCAAGCCGCGAATGAAGGAAGCACTAAGTCACTTTCGACGCAATCAGGAGGAACGCGAAGGTGTCCGCCAAGCGATAAGCCTAATAGAAAGACTTGTTGAACTGGAAGAACTCGTTGAAGAGGTAGAGGCCAAACCAAAGACTGTGTCAAGCAATCTTCAAAGCGGAGAGATACGAGCAAGTGAATACGAGGGATTTTGTGCCGAAGTTGAGGTTAGATTACGAGCATGGAACTTCCCGGGCCTGACTCGGGTGACTTTTAGCGAAAGCGACTGGGACGTCGTCATATCTGGACGCAGGCGGACGAGTCATGGAAAAGGCGTCAGGGCGGTCACACACGCGGCCTTTACCTTTGCCCTGCTTCGATACTGTGTAACCAGAGAACTGCCACATCCTGGATTCGTTGTGATCGACTCACCGCTGGTTGTGTACAGAGAGCCCGACGCAGACGAAGGCGAATTTAGCCATGATGTACAAGCCTCGTTCTTTAGAGACCTCGCTGTTGCATTTGGCGACGAACAGCTGATCGTGCTTGAAAACGAAAGCCCTCCTCAGGATCTCGATGACAGTCCGGATGTGAATGTGATTCGTTTCACAGGTACATCAAGCGGGCGCGGCGGCTTCATTCCTTCGAATGATTAAATGTCGGAGTGTTTTGGCCAGAAGCAGAGACAATACTCCGATCTGACAGGGTGATGCAGACATGGAGTTCTACTTAAATTGAAATCAGTCTATGGCGCGCAATCGTGACAAGGTGATGGCATTCTGAGAAGTCTATCAAAAGAGGCACGCAGCTACCAACGCCCAAGCCTTCGTGGGTAGCCTGATTGGAGTTGTCGTACTACAC encodes the following:
- a CDS encoding AAA family ATPase, producing the protein MSKFGFHLVRLALTGSDVEDAEVRFTNGLNVITGPSDTGKTFILQCIDFMLGASVTPEEVPEVAKYDTVILDIKKNSDSEVISLSRSLQGGEFRLLRPGQDELSLRPKHDPKREDTLSHLLLEITGLLGKEVRKNQHGVTRQLSFRDLAHLSIVSEEEVIRSTSPVLTGQVVNATVEKSVFRLLLSGNDDSAVVASEEPKLSRARTEAKVEVVQELVEQTREQIEKLETVSDLSSLQNQLAQSEAAYDEALIELSSAQESVSDIEQRRRGIWEQLRADESRLDVLTGLAERFALLRQQYLSDLRRLEAIAETGKLLAEMTIERCPICGALAEHHDTEHQEEQTDPVVVAEATAAEANRIRSLIDDLDSTRNEVSREGSELEARRRDVRGELAAVGQEFQETLKPRMKEALSHFRRNQEEREGVRQAISLIERLVELEELVEEVEAKPKTVSSNLQSGEIRASEYEGFCAEVEVRLRAWNFPGLTRVTFSESDWDVVISGRRRTSHGKGVRAVTHAAFTFALLRYCVTRELPHPGFVVIDSPLVVYREPDADEGEFSHDVQASFFRDLAVAFGDEQLIVLENESPPQDLDDSPDVNVIRFTGTSSGRGGFIPSND